The following coding sequences lie in one Prionailurus viverrinus isolate Anna chromosome X, UM_Priviv_1.0, whole genome shotgun sequence genomic window:
- the APEX2 gene encoding DNA-(apurinic or apyrimidinic site) endonuclease 2 isoform X1, with product MLRVVSWNVNGIRSPLQGMIYEEPSNYAAMVVGRILDKLDADIVCFQETKVTRDVLTEPLAITEGYNSYFSFSRSRSGYSGVATFCKDSATPVAAEEGLSGLLATQKGDVGCYGNMDEFTQEELRALDSEGRALLTQHKIRTWEGKEKILTLINVYCPHADPGKPERLAFKMRFYSLLKIRAEALLAAGSHVIILGDLNTAHRPIDHWDAVNLECFEEDPGRKWMDGLLSSLGCQTGSHVGPFIDSYRCFQPKQEGAFTCWSAVSGARHLNYGSRLDYVLGDRTLVIDTFQDSFLLPEVMGSDHCPVGAVLSVSSVPAKECPPLCTRFLPEFAGTQLKIRRFLVRLKDPVFRHSALKLNNKTQVQMHQNKARVRSTRPRPSQAGSSRGQKNLTSYFQPSSSHPQASPNLELPSVGALVTPKTSEKEVMAKVVEGQASASEAKDEKEIWTSFWKSVLGGPLSMPLCRGHREPCVRRTVKKPGPNLGRHFYICARPQGPPTDPSSRCNFFLWSRPS from the exons ATGTTGCGCGTGGTGAGCTGGAACGTCAATGGGATCCGGAGCCCCCTGCAAGGGATGATATACGAGGAGCCCAGCAACTATGCCGCCATGGTCGTGGGGCGCATTTTGGACAAGCTGGACGCCGACATCGTGTGTTTTCAGGAGACGAAAGTGACCA ggGATGTGCTGACAGAGCCCCTGGCTATCACTGAGGGCTATAACTCCTATTTCAGCTTCAGCCGCAGCCGCAGTGGCTATTCTG GTGTAGCCACCTTCTGTAAGGACAGCGCTACCCCTGTGGCTGCTGAAGAAGGCCTCAGTGGCCTACTTGCCACTCAGAAGGGGGACGTGGGTTGCTATGGAAACATGGACGAATTCACCCAGGAGGAGCTTCGGGCTCTGGATAGTGAGGGCCGGGCCCTTCTCACACAGCACAAAATCCG CAcatgggaagggaaagagaagatctTGACCCTAATCAACGTGTACTGCCCCCACGCGGACCCTGGGAAACCTGAGCGGCTGGCATTTAAGATGCGCTTCTATAGCTTGCTGAAGATCCGAGCAGAAGCCCTCCTGGCAGCTGGCAG CCATGTGATCATTCTTGGTGACCTGAATACAGCCCACCGCCCCATTGACCACTGGGATGCAGTCAACCTG GAATGCTTTGAAGAGGACCCAGGGCGCAAGTGGATGGACGGCTTGCTCAGTAGCCTGGGATGCCAGACTGGGTCTCATGTGGGGCCATTCATTGATAGCTACCGCTGCTTCCAGCCAAAGCAGGAGGGGGCATTCACCTGCTGGTCAGCAGTCAGTGGTGCCCGGCATTTGAATTATGGCTCCCGGCTTGACTATGTGCTGGGGGACCGGACCCTGGTAATAGACACTTTCCAGGACTCCTTCCTACTGCCTGAGGTGATGGGTTCTGACCATTGCCCTGTGGGTGCAGTCTTGAGTGTGTCCTCTGTGCCAGCAAAAGAGTGCCCACCTCTGTGTACCCGCTTCCTCCCTGAGTTTGCAGGCACCCAGCTCAAGATCCGTCGCTTCCTAGTTCGTCTCAAAGATCCTGTGTTCAGGCATTCAGCActgaaactcaacaataaaacCCAGGTACAAATGCACCAAAACAAAGCCCGTGTGCGCTCAACCAGGCCTCGGCCAAGTCAAGCTGGCTCCAGCAGAGGCCAAAAAAACCTGACAAGCTACTTCCAGCCATCTTCCAGCCATCCCCAAGCTTCTCCTAACTTGGAACTTCCTAGTGTGGGTGCCCTCGTGACCCCAAAGACATCAGAAAAGGAGGTGATGGCCAAAGTGGTAGAGGGGCAGGCCAGTGCTTCAGAGGCCAAGGATGAGAAGGAGATATGGACCTCTTTTTGGAAGTCTGTGCTAGGGGGGCCCTTGTCCATGCCCCTCTGTAGGGGCCACAGGGAGCCATGTGTGAGGCGAACTGTGAAGAAGCCAGGACCCAACCTGGGCCGCCACTTCTATATCTGTGCCAGGCCCCAGGGTCCTCCCACTGACCCTTCCTCCCGCTGCAACTTCTTTCTCTGGAGCAGGCCCAGCTGA
- the APEX2 gene encoding DNA-(apurinic or apyrimidinic site) endonuclease 2 isoform X2 — MRFYSLLKIRAEALLAAGSHVIILGDLNTAHRPIDHWDAVNLECFEEDPGRKWMDGLLSSLGCQTGSHVGPFIDSYRCFQPKQEGAFTCWSAVSGARHLNYGSRLDYVLGDRTLVIDTFQDSFLLPEVMGSDHCPVGAVLSVSSVPAKECPPLCTRFLPEFAGTQLKIRRFLVRLKDPVFRHSALKLNNKTQVQMHQNKARVRSTRPRPSQAGSSRGQKNLTSYFQPSSSHPQASPNLELPSVGALVTPKTSEKEVMAKVVEGQASASEAKDEKEIWTSFWKSVLGGPLSMPLCRGHREPCVRRTVKKPGPNLGRHFYICARPQGPPTDPSSRCNFFLWSRPS; from the exons ATGCGCTTCTATAGCTTGCTGAAGATCCGAGCAGAAGCCCTCCTGGCAGCTGGCAG CCATGTGATCATTCTTGGTGACCTGAATACAGCCCACCGCCCCATTGACCACTGGGATGCAGTCAACCTG GAATGCTTTGAAGAGGACCCAGGGCGCAAGTGGATGGACGGCTTGCTCAGTAGCCTGGGATGCCAGACTGGGTCTCATGTGGGGCCATTCATTGATAGCTACCGCTGCTTCCAGCCAAAGCAGGAGGGGGCATTCACCTGCTGGTCAGCAGTCAGTGGTGCCCGGCATTTGAATTATGGCTCCCGGCTTGACTATGTGCTGGGGGACCGGACCCTGGTAATAGACACTTTCCAGGACTCCTTCCTACTGCCTGAGGTGATGGGTTCTGACCATTGCCCTGTGGGTGCAGTCTTGAGTGTGTCCTCTGTGCCAGCAAAAGAGTGCCCACCTCTGTGTACCCGCTTCCTCCCTGAGTTTGCAGGCACCCAGCTCAAGATCCGTCGCTTCCTAGTTCGTCTCAAAGATCCTGTGTTCAGGCATTCAGCActgaaactcaacaataaaacCCAGGTACAAATGCACCAAAACAAAGCCCGTGTGCGCTCAACCAGGCCTCGGCCAAGTCAAGCTGGCTCCAGCAGAGGCCAAAAAAACCTGACAAGCTACTTCCAGCCATCTTCCAGCCATCCCCAAGCTTCTCCTAACTTGGAACTTCCTAGTGTGGGTGCCCTCGTGACCCCAAAGACATCAGAAAAGGAGGTGATGGCCAAAGTGGTAGAGGGGCAGGCCAGTGCTTCAGAGGCCAAGGATGAGAAGGAGATATGGACCTCTTTTTGGAAGTCTGTGCTAGGGGGGCCCTTGTCCATGCCCCTCTGTAGGGGCCACAGGGAGCCATGTGTGAGGCGAACTGTGAAGAAGCCAGGACCCAACCTGGGCCGCCACTTCTATATCTGTGCCAGGCCCCAGGGTCCTCCCACTGACCCTTCCTCCCGCTGCAACTTCTTTCTCTGGAGCAGGCCCAGCTGA
- the ALAS2 gene encoding 5-aminolevulinate synthase, erythroid-specific, mitochondrial isoform X2, whose product MVAAVMLLQCCPVFSRGHIGLLGKMIKTHQFLFGIGRCPILTTQGPTSSQIHLKATKAGRDSPSWAKSHCPFMLSELQDGKSKIVQKAAPEVQEDVKTFKTGNDVFDYDQFFRHKIMEKKQDHTYRVFKTVNRWADAYPFAQHFSEASVASKDVSVWCSNDYLGMSRHPRVLQATQETLQRHGAGAGGTRNISGTSKFHVELEQELAELHQKDAALLFSSCFVANDSTLFTLAKILPGCTIYSDAGNHASMIQGIRNSGAAKFVFRHNDPDHLKKLLKESNPKIPKIVAFETVHSMDGAICPLEELCDVAHQYGALTFVDEVHAVGLYGSRGAGIGERDGVMHKIDIVSGTLGKAFGCVGGYIASSSDLVDMIRSYAAGFIFTTSLPPMVLSGALESVQLLKGEEGQALRRAHQRNVKHMRQLLMDRGLPVIPCPSHIIPIRVGDAALNSKICDLLLSKHGIYVQAINYPTVPRGEELLRLAPSPHHSPQMMDDFVEKLLVAWTEVGLPLQDVSMAACNFCHRPVHFELMSEWERSYFGNMGPQYVTTYA is encoded by the exons ATGGTAGCAGCAGTCATGTTGCTACAGTGCTGTCCGGTGTTTTCCCGGGGCCACATAGGCCTCCTGGGCAAGATGATAAAGACTCACCAGTTCCTGTTTGGTATTGGACGCTGTCCTATCCTGACCACCCAAGGACCAACTAGTTCTCAAATCCACCTTAAGGCAACCAAGGCTGGAAGAG ACTCTCCATCTTGGGCCAAGAGCCACTGTCCCTTTATGCTGTCAGAACTCCAGGATGGGAAGAGCAAGATTGTGCAGAAGGCAGCTCCAGAAGTCCAGGAGGATGTAAAGACTTTCAAGACAG GGAACGATGTTTTTGATTATGACCAGTTTTTCAGGCACAAGATCATGGAGAAGAAACAGGACCACACCTACCGTGTGTTCAAGACTGTAAACCGCTGGGCTGATGCATACCCCTTTGCCCAACACTTTTCTGAGGCCTCTGTGGCCTCAAAGGATGTGTCTGTCTGGTGCAGTAATGATTATCTAGGCATGAGCCGACACCCTCGGGTTTTGCAAGCTACACA GGAGACCCTGCAGCGTCATGGAGCTGGAGCTGGTGGTACTCGCAATATCTCAGGTACCAGTAAGTTTCATGTGGAGCTGGAGCAGGAGCTGGCTGAGCTGCACCAAAAAGACGCAGCCCTactcttctcttcctgctttgtgGCCAATGACTCTACTCTATTCACCCTGGCAAAGATCCTGCCAG GGTGCACGATTTACTCAGATGCAGGCAATCATGCTTCAATGATCCAAGGTATCCGCAACAGTGGAGCAGCCAAGTTTGTCTTCAGGCACAATGACCCTGACCACCTGAAGAAACTTCTAAAAGAGTCCAACCCTAAGATACCTAAAATTGTGGCCTTTGAGACTGTTCACTCCATGGATG GTGCCATCTGTCCCCTTGAGGAGTTGTGTGATGTGGCCCACCAGTACGGAGCTCTGACCTTCGTGGATGAGGTTCACGCTGTAGGACTATATGGGTCCCGGGGTGCTGGGATTGGGGAGCGTGATGGAGTTATGCACAAGATTGACATTGTCTCTGGAACTCTTG GCAAGGCCTTTGGCTGTGTGGGGGGCTACATCGCCAGCTCCAGTGACTTGGTGGACATGATACGCTCCTATGCTGCTGGCTTCATCTTCACCACCTCACTCCCTCCCATGGTGCTCTCTGGAGCTCTGGAATCTGTGCAGCTTCTCAAGGGAGAGGAGGGCCAAGCCCTGAGGCGAGCCCACCAGCGAAATGTCAAGCACATGCGCCAGCTACTAATGGACAGGGGACTTCCTGTcatcccctgccccagccacatCATCCCTATCCGG GTGGGTGATGCAGCATTGAACAGCAAGATCTGTGATCTCCTGCTCTCCAAGCATGGTATCTATGTGCAGGCCATCAACTACCCAACTGTCCCCCGAGGTGAAGAGCTGCTGCGCCtggcaccctccccccaccacagccCTCAGATGATGGATGACTTTGTGG AGAAGCTGCTGGTAGCCTGGACTGAGGTGGGGCTGCCTCTCCAGGATGTGTCTATGGCTGCCTGCAATTTCTGTCACCGGCCTGTGCACTTTGAGCTTATGAGTGAGTGGGAACGCTCCTACTTTGGAAACATGGGGCCCCAGTATGTCACCACCTATGCCTGA
- the ALAS2 gene encoding 5-aminolevulinate synthase, erythroid-specific, mitochondrial isoform X1 — protein MVAAVMLLQCCPVFSRGHIGLLGKMIKTHQFLFGIGRCPILTTQGPTSSQIHLKATKAGRDSPSWAKSHCPFMLSELQDGKSKIVQKAAPEVQEDVKTFKTDLHSSLASTSLRNPLSSLPEPELISEKVTHLVQNNMVGNDVFDYDQFFRHKIMEKKQDHTYRVFKTVNRWADAYPFAQHFSEASVASKDVSVWCSNDYLGMSRHPRVLQATQETLQRHGAGAGGTRNISGTSKFHVELEQELAELHQKDAALLFSSCFVANDSTLFTLAKILPGCTIYSDAGNHASMIQGIRNSGAAKFVFRHNDPDHLKKLLKESNPKIPKIVAFETVHSMDGAICPLEELCDVAHQYGALTFVDEVHAVGLYGSRGAGIGERDGVMHKIDIVSGTLGKAFGCVGGYIASSSDLVDMIRSYAAGFIFTTSLPPMVLSGALESVQLLKGEEGQALRRAHQRNVKHMRQLLMDRGLPVIPCPSHIIPIRVGDAALNSKICDLLLSKHGIYVQAINYPTVPRGEELLRLAPSPHHSPQMMDDFVEKLLVAWTEVGLPLQDVSMAACNFCHRPVHFELMSEWERSYFGNMGPQYVTTYA, from the exons ATGGTAGCAGCAGTCATGTTGCTACAGTGCTGTCCGGTGTTTTCCCGGGGCCACATAGGCCTCCTGGGCAAGATGATAAAGACTCACCAGTTCCTGTTTGGTATTGGACGCTGTCCTATCCTGACCACCCAAGGACCAACTAGTTCTCAAATCCACCTTAAGGCAACCAAGGCTGGAAGAG ACTCTCCATCTTGGGCCAAGAGCCACTGTCCCTTTATGCTGTCAGAACTCCAGGATGGGAAGAGCAAGATTGTGCAGAAGGCAGCTCCAGAAGTCCAGGAGGATGTAAAGACTTTCAAGACAG ACCTGCACAGCTCCCTGGCCTCAACCAGCCTAAGAAATCCATTGTCCAGTCTTCCGGAGCCAGAGCTAATTTCAGAAAAGGTCACACACCTGGTTCAGAACaacatggttg GGAACGATGTTTTTGATTATGACCAGTTTTTCAGGCACAAGATCATGGAGAAGAAACAGGACCACACCTACCGTGTGTTCAAGACTGTAAACCGCTGGGCTGATGCATACCCCTTTGCCCAACACTTTTCTGAGGCCTCTGTGGCCTCAAAGGATGTGTCTGTCTGGTGCAGTAATGATTATCTAGGCATGAGCCGACACCCTCGGGTTTTGCAAGCTACACA GGAGACCCTGCAGCGTCATGGAGCTGGAGCTGGTGGTACTCGCAATATCTCAGGTACCAGTAAGTTTCATGTGGAGCTGGAGCAGGAGCTGGCTGAGCTGCACCAAAAAGACGCAGCCCTactcttctcttcctgctttgtgGCCAATGACTCTACTCTATTCACCCTGGCAAAGATCCTGCCAG GGTGCACGATTTACTCAGATGCAGGCAATCATGCTTCAATGATCCAAGGTATCCGCAACAGTGGAGCAGCCAAGTTTGTCTTCAGGCACAATGACCCTGACCACCTGAAGAAACTTCTAAAAGAGTCCAACCCTAAGATACCTAAAATTGTGGCCTTTGAGACTGTTCACTCCATGGATG GTGCCATCTGTCCCCTTGAGGAGTTGTGTGATGTGGCCCACCAGTACGGAGCTCTGACCTTCGTGGATGAGGTTCACGCTGTAGGACTATATGGGTCCCGGGGTGCTGGGATTGGGGAGCGTGATGGAGTTATGCACAAGATTGACATTGTCTCTGGAACTCTTG GCAAGGCCTTTGGCTGTGTGGGGGGCTACATCGCCAGCTCCAGTGACTTGGTGGACATGATACGCTCCTATGCTGCTGGCTTCATCTTCACCACCTCACTCCCTCCCATGGTGCTCTCTGGAGCTCTGGAATCTGTGCAGCTTCTCAAGGGAGAGGAGGGCCAAGCCCTGAGGCGAGCCCACCAGCGAAATGTCAAGCACATGCGCCAGCTACTAATGGACAGGGGACTTCCTGTcatcccctgccccagccacatCATCCCTATCCGG GTGGGTGATGCAGCATTGAACAGCAAGATCTGTGATCTCCTGCTCTCCAAGCATGGTATCTATGTGCAGGCCATCAACTACCCAACTGTCCCCCGAGGTGAAGAGCTGCTGCGCCtggcaccctccccccaccacagccCTCAGATGATGGATGACTTTGTGG AGAAGCTGCTGGTAGCCTGGACTGAGGTGGGGCTGCCTCTCCAGGATGTGTCTATGGCTGCCTGCAATTTCTGTCACCGGCCTGTGCACTTTGAGCTTATGAGTGAGTGGGAACGCTCCTACTTTGGAAACATGGGGCCCCAGTATGTCACCACCTATGCCTGA
- the ALAS2 gene encoding 5-aminolevulinate synthase, erythroid-specific, mitochondrial isoform X3, with product MVAAVMLLQCCPVFSRGHIGLLGKMIKTHQFLFGIGRCPILTTQGPTSSQIHLKATKAGRDSPSWAKSHCPFMLSELQDGKSKIVQKAAPEVQEDVKTFKTDLHSSLASTSLRNPLSSLPEPELISEKVTHLVQNNMVGNDVFDYDQFFRHKIMEKKQDHTYRVFKTVNRWADAYPFAQHFSEASVASKDVSVWCSNDYLGMSRHPRVLQATQETLQRHGAGAGGTRNISGTSKFHVELEQELAELHQKDAALLFSSCFVANDSTLFTLAKILPGAICPLEELCDVAHQYGALTFVDEVHAVGLYGSRGAGIGERDGVMHKIDIVSGTLGKAFGCVGGYIASSSDLVDMIRSYAAGFIFTTSLPPMVLSGALESVQLLKGEEGQALRRAHQRNVKHMRQLLMDRGLPVIPCPSHIIPIRVGDAALNSKICDLLLSKHGIYVQAINYPTVPRGEELLRLAPSPHHSPQMMDDFVEKLLVAWTEVGLPLQDVSMAACNFCHRPVHFELMSEWERSYFGNMGPQYVTTYA from the exons ATGGTAGCAGCAGTCATGTTGCTACAGTGCTGTCCGGTGTTTTCCCGGGGCCACATAGGCCTCCTGGGCAAGATGATAAAGACTCACCAGTTCCTGTTTGGTATTGGACGCTGTCCTATCCTGACCACCCAAGGACCAACTAGTTCTCAAATCCACCTTAAGGCAACCAAGGCTGGAAGAG ACTCTCCATCTTGGGCCAAGAGCCACTGTCCCTTTATGCTGTCAGAACTCCAGGATGGGAAGAGCAAGATTGTGCAGAAGGCAGCTCCAGAAGTCCAGGAGGATGTAAAGACTTTCAAGACAG ACCTGCACAGCTCCCTGGCCTCAACCAGCCTAAGAAATCCATTGTCCAGTCTTCCGGAGCCAGAGCTAATTTCAGAAAAGGTCACACACCTGGTTCAGAACaacatggttg GGAACGATGTTTTTGATTATGACCAGTTTTTCAGGCACAAGATCATGGAGAAGAAACAGGACCACACCTACCGTGTGTTCAAGACTGTAAACCGCTGGGCTGATGCATACCCCTTTGCCCAACACTTTTCTGAGGCCTCTGTGGCCTCAAAGGATGTGTCTGTCTGGTGCAGTAATGATTATCTAGGCATGAGCCGACACCCTCGGGTTTTGCAAGCTACACA GGAGACCCTGCAGCGTCATGGAGCTGGAGCTGGTGGTACTCGCAATATCTCAGGTACCAGTAAGTTTCATGTGGAGCTGGAGCAGGAGCTGGCTGAGCTGCACCAAAAAGACGCAGCCCTactcttctcttcctgctttgtgGCCAATGACTCTACTCTATTCACCCTGGCAAAGATCCTGCCAG GTGCCATCTGTCCCCTTGAGGAGTTGTGTGATGTGGCCCACCAGTACGGAGCTCTGACCTTCGTGGATGAGGTTCACGCTGTAGGACTATATGGGTCCCGGGGTGCTGGGATTGGGGAGCGTGATGGAGTTATGCACAAGATTGACATTGTCTCTGGAACTCTTG GCAAGGCCTTTGGCTGTGTGGGGGGCTACATCGCCAGCTCCAGTGACTTGGTGGACATGATACGCTCCTATGCTGCTGGCTTCATCTTCACCACCTCACTCCCTCCCATGGTGCTCTCTGGAGCTCTGGAATCTGTGCAGCTTCTCAAGGGAGAGGAGGGCCAAGCCCTGAGGCGAGCCCACCAGCGAAATGTCAAGCACATGCGCCAGCTACTAATGGACAGGGGACTTCCTGTcatcccctgccccagccacatCATCCCTATCCGG GTGGGTGATGCAGCATTGAACAGCAAGATCTGTGATCTCCTGCTCTCCAAGCATGGTATCTATGTGCAGGCCATCAACTACCCAACTGTCCCCCGAGGTGAAGAGCTGCTGCGCCtggcaccctccccccaccacagccCTCAGATGATGGATGACTTTGTGG AGAAGCTGCTGGTAGCCTGGACTGAGGTGGGGCTGCCTCTCCAGGATGTGTCTATGGCTGCCTGCAATTTCTGTCACCGGCCTGTGCACTTTGAGCTTATGAGTGAGTGGGAACGCTCCTACTTTGGAAACATGGGGCCCCAGTATGTCACCACCTATGCCTGA